The following are from one region of the bacterium genome:
- a CDS encoding FkbM family methyltransferase — protein MKKLILKKVAQLVRNIFGKKTLSRFILFLSRVGQINLLTFAYNEIGILNPGNYIVSGESFVIKNILKKETSGKEQILFDIGANKGNYAEMLCKELPESKIFAFEPNFRAYEILKRKFADRTVKVLNKGLGSDKSVKKIYSYAEDSGSSHSSTFKEVFTKIHQVENLTEMDFACTTIDDFCAENKIDEVDFIKIDTEGGELDILKGARRMLKENRIKFIQFEFNEMNVVSRVFLKDFYEILGQYELFRLHEKGLIPLGSYNPKNEIFQFQNILAINHTASQNYKT, from the coding sequence ATGAAAAAACTTATTTTAAAAAAGGTCGCGCAACTGGTTAGAAATATCTTCGGCAAAAAAACATTGAGCCGATTCATTTTGTTTCTTTCAAGAGTCGGACAAATCAACCTTTTAACCTTTGCCTACAACGAAATCGGAATCCTGAACCCAGGAAATTACATTGTTTCGGGGGAAAGTTTCGTTATCAAAAATATTCTCAAAAAAGAAACGTCGGGCAAGGAGCAGATATTGTTCGACATAGGAGCAAACAAAGGAAACTATGCCGAGATGCTGTGCAAAGAATTACCTGAGTCAAAAATATTCGCCTTCGAACCTAATTTCAGAGCATATGAAATACTCAAGAGAAAATTTGCAGATAGAACGGTAAAGGTTTTAAATAAGGGCTTGGGATCAGATAAGTCCGTTAAAAAAATATACTCTTACGCGGAAGATTCGGGAAGTTCCCACAGTAGTACATTCAAAGAGGTCTTTACGAAAATACATCAGGTCGAGAATCTGACAGAGATGGACTTCGCTTGCACGACAATTGATGATTTTTGCGCTGAAAACAAGATAGATGAGGTGGATTTTATTAAAATAGACACGGAGGGAGGCGAATTGGACATACTAAAAGGGGCTCGCAGGATGCTCAAGGAAAACAGAATAAAGTTTATTCAATTTGAATTTAATGAAATGAATGTCGTCTCCAGAGTTTTTTTGAAAGATTTCTATGAGATTTTAGGACAATATGAACTGTTCCGACTTCACGAAAAAGGACTGATTCCTCTGGGGTCATATAACCCCAAAAACGAAATCTTTCAGTTTCAAAATATTCTGGCAATCAATCATACAGCCAGTCAAAATTATAAGACCTAA
- a CDS encoding ABC transporter ATP-binding protein, with the protein MEPIIQIKNIGKRYNISAKRESYIALRDVLTNILKKPLAFLKAKTRSIINHGATEEFWALRGVNLEIKKGEVVGIIGANGAGKSTLLKILTGITPPTEGEIVMHGRVASLLEVGTGFHPELTGRENIFLNGAILGMTRKEMHAKIQSIIEFSGIEKFIDTPVKRYSSGMYVRLAFSVAAHLEPDILLVDEVLAVGDAEFQKKCLGKMEEVTQKQGRTILFVSHNLGAIEQLCHRTILIEKGKVRMIGKTKDVILEYLATKELLLKTPVAERKDRKGSGRVTFTQCETRYDTEKRTLKFNIYYKNNAGESFKDVKISLNIRDQYGTHISNVTNDVLGQQIDIGPKEGGILLDIEKINLSTGTYFADLFLATDTHNSEILDWLGNACSFEINNNEFYTSGRLQPVPCKILFDFKFENRDSV; encoded by the coding sequence CATAAGCGCAAAGCGCGAGTCGTATATCGCATTACGCGATGTTTTGACGAATATCCTAAAAAAACCACTAGCCTTCCTCAAAGCAAAAACAAGGTCAATTATAAATCACGGCGCCACAGAAGAATTTTGGGCATTAAGGGGTGTCAATTTAGAAATAAAAAAAGGAGAGGTGGTTGGCATCATAGGAGCAAACGGCGCCGGAAAATCCACCCTGCTTAAAATTTTAACGGGTATCACTCCGCCGACCGAGGGCGAGATTGTCATGCACGGACGTGTCGCTTCCCTTCTTGAAGTCGGCACGGGATTTCATCCTGAACTTACAGGAAGAGAGAATATTTTCCTAAACGGCGCGATTCTCGGTATGACTCGGAAAGAAATGCATGCAAAAATCCAAAGCATAATAGAATTTTCCGGTATTGAAAAATTCATAGACACGCCGGTAAAAAGATATTCAAGCGGTATGTATGTCCGCCTTGCTTTCTCCGTTGCCGCCCATTTGGAGCCGGACATCCTCCTTGTTGACGAAGTTTTAGCGGTCGGTGACGCAGAATTTCAAAAAAAATGCCTCGGCAAAATGGAAGAGGTTACGCAAAAGCAAGGACGGACGATTCTTTTTGTAAGCCATAATTTAGGGGCAATTGAGCAGCTCTGCCACAGAACAATTCTCATAGAAAAAGGAAAAGTTCGTATGATCGGCAAAACGAAAGATGTCATTTTAGAATACTTGGCCACCAAAGAATTGCTTCTTAAAACACCGGTTGCCGAACGAAAAGACCGCAAGGGCAGCGGACGTGTGACATTTACGCAATGTGAGACACGGTACGATACGGAAAAAAGAACTCTCAAGTTCAATATCTATTATAAAAACAACGCAGGAGAATCATTCAAAGACGTAAAAATTTCTTTAAACATCCGAGACCAGTACGGAACTCATATTTCAAATGTTACCAATGATGTTCTTGGCCAGCAGATCGATATCGGCCCCAAAGAAGGTGGCATATTGCTTGATATTGAAAAAATCAATCTTTCAACAGGAACTTATTTTGCCGATTTGTTTCTTGCCACAGACACTCACAACTCAGAAATTCTGGATTGGCTGGGAAACGCATGCTCGTTTGAAATAAATAATAATGAGTTCTACACAAGCGGCCGCCTACAGCCGGTTCCCTGCAAAATTCTGTTTGATTTTAAATTTGAAAATAGGGACTCAGTATGA
- a CDS encoding CDP-glycerol glycerophosphotransferase family protein: MKTIREILKRMPFLKPLVKKIRGLNQFAKIYLAQKQVEKIAELKIKKIKAGAKIRVAFFISQKQLWGSQTVYDNFLQDSMFEPIIVAFPNTVDKINNKNVTCNDNYDFFRRRNMKVVYGYDPEKNLFITLDMIDADIIFYDQPYPGLPDNLSWNEAVKNALVCYIPYGYKIAKSYNDHFNSELTNNCWRVFAESEWHKSQFKKFGKDRGKNVVVSGYPKLDVYNQISDTDEKFKRTKSTIIWAPHWSLKGAALKHATFDKNYKFFLKYANENKDISWVFKPHQSLKHYLEEIGFMTKNEIDDYYKQWRILSGERFSDDNRDYFELFKNSDALITDCGSFLAEYLPTKKPILLLVNEDSMGYNEIGDKLVSSYYKALNENDIKYFIEDIVVKKNDFLKEKRLQNLKLVQPNPTGAGKFIVSHIRKSLTVL, from the coding sequence ATGAAAACAATAAGGGAAATATTAAAAAGAATGCCGTTTTTAAAACCTCTTGTAAAAAAAATAAGAGGGTTAAACCAATTTGCAAAAATTTACCTTGCGCAAAAGCAAGTTGAAAAGATTGCCGAATTGAAAATTAAAAAAATCAAGGCCGGCGCTAAAATCAGAGTTGCGTTTTTTATCAGCCAAAAACAGCTCTGGGGTTCACAGACGGTGTACGACAATTTCCTACAAGATAGCATGTTTGAGCCTATTATCGTGGCTTTTCCAAATACGGTAGATAAAATAAACAATAAGAATGTTACTTGCAATGATAATTATGATTTTTTCAGAAGACGAAACATGAAAGTGGTTTACGGGTATGATCCGGAAAAAAACCTTTTCATAACTTTAGATATGATCGATGCAGACATAATATTTTATGACCAGCCTTATCCCGGTCTTCCCGACAATCTTTCATGGAACGAAGCGGTTAAAAACGCTTTGGTATGCTATATACCTTACGGTTATAAAATCGCAAAAAGTTACAATGATCATTTCAACTCTGAACTTACCAATAATTGTTGGAGAGTTTTTGCCGAAAGCGAGTGGCACAAGAGCCAGTTTAAAAAGTTTGGGAAAGATAGGGGTAAAAATGTGGTGGTTTCTGGTTATCCCAAACTGGATGTGTACAATCAAATTAGTGATACGGACGAAAAATTTAAAAGGACTAAAAGCACGATTATCTGGGCGCCTCACTGGTCTTTAAAAGGAGCCGCCCTCAAACATGCGACATTTGACAAAAATTATAAGTTTTTTCTCAAATACGCGAATGAAAATAAAGACATTTCTTGGGTATTCAAGCCACATCAATCATTGAAACATTATTTAGAGGAAATAGGATTCATGACAAAAAATGAAATAGATGACTATTACAAGCAGTGGAGAATATTATCTGGTGAGAGATTCTCTGATGACAACCGCGATTACTTTGAATTATTCAAAAATTCCGACGCCTTGATAACAGACTGCGGCTCCTTTTTGGCGGAGTATCTGCCTACAAAAAAACCGATACTGTTACTTGTTAACGAAGATTCAATGGGATATAACGAGATTGGCGATAAACTTGTAAGCTCCTACTATAAAGCACTTAATGAGAATGACATCAAGTATTTTATTGAGGACATCGTGGTAAAGAAAAACGATTTTTTGAAAGAAAAAAGACTTCAAAACTTAAAACTTGTCCAACCGAATCCCACTGGCGCGGGTAAGTTTATTGTAAGTCATATTAGAAAATCACTGACTGTGCTGTAA
- a CDS encoding glyceraldehyde 3-phosphate dehydrogenase NAD-binding domain-containing protein, producing MNKKTKSLKRRKIVIGINGFGRIGRAVFRVIAKRSNIEVAAINDINPDNKNIAYQLKYDSLYGTFPDPISDSPEGIAVGKKKIAVYHTENIDEVPWEKQGVSIVVDSSGVYENVLRASGLRKKIDNVIMTHSPNEMKVDKTIIMGVNESKLNPKKDFLISSSICDANAIAPVLHLLNQRFGIQHGFLTTIHPWLTYQNLLDGPSPSFAYPGHINPHYTFGRASTFSLLPKPTSTMTAVCKVIPELEGKFSSFSYRVPTAIVSSSDVSIKLQKRANTEDIKKLFKEVVRKQRFDVIYNNEEPLVSIDFKGLPYSSIVDHRWITVNDENYLKVILWYDNEWGYASRVADVISLLQK from the coding sequence ATGAATAAAAAAACAAAATCATTGAAGAGAAGGAAAATAGTCATAGGAATTAACGGGTTCGGCCGGATAGGTCGAGCCGTATTCCGCGTGATTGCCAAGAGATCGAATATTGAGGTTGCCGCGATAAATGATATAAACCCCGACAACAAGAATATAGCATACCAGCTGAAATATGATTCTCTGTACGGAACTTTTCCAGACCCAATTTCGGATAGTCCTGAGGGTATTGCTGTCGGCAAAAAAAAGATTGCGGTATATCACACTGAAAATATAGACGAAGTACCCTGGGAAAAACAAGGAGTGTCTATTGTAGTTGACTCATCGGGCGTATATGAAAATGTCTTGAGGGCTTCGGGGCTCAGGAAGAAAATTGATAACGTAATCATGACGCATTCGCCGAATGAGATGAAAGTCGATAAAACCATAATTATGGGAGTCAACGAATCAAAGCTAAATCCTAAAAAAGATTTCCTTATTTCAAGCAGTATATGCGATGCCAACGCAATTGCACCCGTATTGCATTTGCTTAATCAGCGTTTCGGTATTCAACACGGTTTTTTGACCACTATTCACCCTTGGCTTACTTATCAAAATCTTTTAGATGGGCCATCTCCGTCTTTTGCATATCCTGGTCATATAAATCCTCATTATACTTTCGGGCGCGCAAGTACTTTTTCGCTTTTACCGAAACCCACTTCAACAATGACAGCGGTATGCAAAGTTATCCCCGAACTTGAAGGGAAGTTCTCCTCATTTTCATACAGAGTGCCGACTGCCATCGTATCTTCATCTGATGTTTCCATTAAACTGCAGAAAAGGGCAAATACGGAAGATATAAAGAAATTGTTTAAAGAAGTCGTCCGCAAACAGCGTTTTGATGTCATATATAATAACGAGGAGCCGCTTGTGTCAATTGATTTTAAAGGATTGCCGTATTCCAGCATTGTTGATCATAGATGGATTACCGTGAATGACGAAAACTATCTTAAAGTTATTCTTTGGTATGACAATGAATGGGGCTATGCAAGCCGTGTTGCTGATGTGATCAGTCTTTTGCAGAAGTAA